One genomic segment of Candidatus Methylomirabilota bacterium includes these proteins:
- a CDS encoding LLM class F420-dependent oxidoreductase: MARKRWSLSVPMEGFSIAELGDIAREAEGLGYTDAWSFEVDGVDGFTPLAAIGAATSSMRLGIAIANVYTRGPATLASTAAGLADLAPGRFVLGIGSGSQPIVESWNGGVFTKPATRVREMAQFLRVALAGERVVFKGQTISVDGFRLTKPPNPPVPIYIAALRPGMLKVAGEVGDGVILNWNSPEDVPKAVAIVREAAEKAGRDPEAIEITARLLVNLDTLGPESDQVIRRNIAAYLNVPVYRAYQEWLGRTPALQPMWDAWAAGDRKGAVAAIPSTVVDELIVRGPLPTIRARVQRYFDQGIDTAFLGLQTNDPDPARRRALVLDAMRGLAPGARS, translated from the coding sequence ATGGCCAGAAAGCGGTGGTCGCTGTCGGTGCCGATGGAAGGCTTTTCGATCGCCGAGCTGGGCGACATCGCCCGAGAGGCGGAGGGGCTGGGCTATACGGATGCGTGGTCCTTCGAGGTGGACGGCGTGGACGGCTTCACGCCGCTGGCCGCGATCGGCGCCGCCACTTCGAGCATGCGGCTCGGCATCGCGATCGCCAACGTCTACACGCGAGGGCCCGCGACGCTCGCGTCCACTGCCGCCGGGCTCGCGGACCTCGCCCCGGGGCGCTTCGTCCTCGGCATCGGCTCGGGCTCGCAGCCCATCGTCGAGTCCTGGAACGGCGGCGTCTTCACCAAGCCCGCCACGCGCGTGCGCGAGATGGCGCAGTTCCTCCGCGTGGCGCTCGCCGGCGAGCGCGTCGTCTTCAAAGGCCAGACCATCTCGGTGGACGGCTTCCGCCTGACGAAGCCGCCCAACCCGCCCGTGCCCATCTACATCGCGGCGCTGCGTCCCGGCATGCTCAAGGTCGCCGGCGAAGTCGGCGACGGCGTCATCCTCAACTGGAACTCGCCCGAGGACGTCCCGAAGGCAGTGGCGATCGTCCGCGAGGCCGCAGAGAAGGCCGGCCGCGACCCTGAGGCCATCGAGATCACCGCCCGTCTCCTCGTCAACCTGGACACGCTCGGCCCCGAGTCCGACCAGGTCATCAGGCGGAACATCGCCGCGTACCTGAACGTGCCGGTATATCGCGCGTACCAGGAATGGCTCGGCCGCACGCCTGCGCTCCAGCCGATGTGGGATGCCTGGGCGGCCGGGGACCGCAAGGGCGCTGTCGCGGCCATTCCGTCGACCGTCGTCGACGAGCTCATCGTCCGCGGTCCCCTGCCTACGATACGCGCGCGCGTGCAACGCTATTTCGACCAGGGTATCGACACGGCCTTCCTGGGGTTGCAGACCAACGACCCCGATCCCGCTCGGCGCCGCGCGCTCGTGCTCGACGCCATGCGCGGGCTGGCGCCAGGCGCACGCTCCTAG
- a CDS encoding acyl-CoA dehydrogenase family protein — MPSFPGFTLPDELRILREQIRRFIQEEIIPLEQRLDPDAPDIPDEDFARLSAKTKAVGLWALGAKEEYGGGGLDTFSMCVALEEMSQHRMGLYNPGCGVFGRYPPPAIWAGNKAQIEKYAVPAVRDGVKTFFAITEPSGGSDPAGAIQTRAEKRGDRWVLNGRKVFISRAHEAPWGIVWARTDKAKGRAGISCFILERGTPGFTARPIRTIRTSAIPNDVVFEDCEIPSGNLIGQEGQGLDLAFDLLVKQRFPYAACNLGVAVAAHRMAVAHAKQRSTFGTPLSQRQSIQWMLADAEVELRAARWLTWEGAWKADRGEDARVEASIAKLYSSEVLGRVIDAAVQIHGGYGVSKEFPLERWYREARVRRIGEGPSEVHRMVIARSLFR; from the coding sequence ATGCCATCGTTCCCAGGCTTCACGCTGCCCGACGAGCTCCGCATCCTCCGCGAGCAGATTCGCCGCTTCATCCAGGAGGAGATCATCCCGCTCGAGCAGCGGCTGGATCCCGACGCGCCCGATATCCCCGACGAAGACTTCGCGCGCCTGTCCGCCAAGACCAAGGCGGTGGGGCTCTGGGCCCTCGGCGCCAAAGAGGAGTATGGCGGGGGCGGGCTCGACACCTTCAGCATGTGCGTGGCGCTCGAGGAAATGTCCCAGCACCGCATGGGCCTCTATAACCCAGGCTGCGGCGTGTTCGGCCGCTACCCGCCGCCCGCGATCTGGGCCGGGAACAAGGCGCAGATCGAGAAGTACGCGGTGCCGGCCGTTCGCGACGGGGTGAAGACCTTCTTCGCCATCACCGAGCCGTCGGGCGGCTCCGATCCCGCGGGCGCCATCCAGACGCGCGCAGAGAAGCGCGGCGACCGCTGGGTGCTGAACGGGCGCAAGGTGTTCATCTCGCGCGCCCACGAGGCGCCGTGGGGGATCGTGTGGGCCCGCACCGACAAGGCCAAGGGGCGCGCCGGCATCTCCTGCTTCATTCTCGAGCGCGGCACCCCCGGGTTCACCGCGCGGCCGATCCGGACGATCCGGACCTCGGCCATCCCCAACGACGTGGTCTTCGAGGACTGCGAGATCCCGTCGGGAAACCTCATCGGCCAGGAAGGGCAGGGGCTCGACCTCGCCTTCGACCTCCTCGTCAAACAGCGCTTCCCCTACGCGGCCTGCAACCTGGGCGTGGCCGTCGCCGCGCACCGGATGGCTGTGGCGCACGCCAAGCAGCGCTCGACCTTCGGTACTCCGCTCTCCCAGCGCCAGTCCATCCAGTGGATGCTGGCCGACGCCGAGGTGGAGCTTCGCGCGGCGCGCTGGCTCACCTGGGAGGGCGCGTGGAAGGCCGACCGCGGCGAGGACGCGCGCGTCGAGGCTTCGATCGCCAAGCTCTACTCGAGCGAAGTGCTCGGGCGCGTGATCGACGCCGCGGTGCAGATCCACGGCGGTTACGGCGTGTCCAAGGAGTTCCCGCTCGAGCGCTGGTACCGTGAGGCCCGCGTGCGCCGCATCGGCGAGGGCCCGTCCGAAGTGCACCGCATGGTGATCGCCCGGTCTCTCTTCCGGTAG
- a CDS encoding acyl-CoA dehydrogenase family protein — MATFNFQLGELPPEAEKVREEIRDFLARTLGGTSATKRALSWGGFDREFSRRLGEAGFIGMTWPKKYGGHERSALERYVVLEESLAAGAPTSAHWVADRQSGPLLLRFGTEEQRQRFLPKIAKGELAFAIGMSEPDSGSDLASIRTRAERVEGGYRVNGTKIWTSNAHISDYAIALFRTKVVPDKKHEGLSQFLVDLKSEGIGIRPIIDLAGGHHFNEVHFQNAFVPDDMLVGKDGDGWTQVTTELAFERSGPERYLSSIRLIIELIREVGAEPGERAAVVIGRLTAHLATLRQMSLSIAMMLQAGQNPNLEAAVVKDVGTSFEQEIPEVVHALLGVEPRLGSGKEFERVFGYLVEHAPSFSLRGGTREILRGIIARGLGLR; from the coding sequence GTGGCCACGTTCAACTTCCAGCTGGGTGAGCTTCCGCCGGAGGCCGAGAAGGTCCGAGAGGAGATCCGCGACTTCCTCGCCCGCACGCTCGGCGGGACGAGCGCGACCAAGCGCGCGCTCTCCTGGGGCGGCTTCGATCGCGAATTCTCGCGCAGGCTGGGCGAGGCCGGCTTTATCGGCATGACGTGGCCGAAGAAGTACGGCGGCCACGAGCGGAGCGCGCTCGAGCGCTACGTCGTCCTCGAGGAGTCGCTCGCCGCGGGCGCCCCCACTTCCGCGCACTGGGTCGCCGACAGGCAGAGCGGGCCGCTGCTGCTCCGCTTCGGGACGGAAGAGCAGCGCCAGCGCTTCCTGCCGAAGATTGCGAAGGGCGAGCTGGCCTTCGCCATCGGCATGAGCGAGCCGGACTCGGGCTCGGACCTGGCCTCGATACGGACGCGGGCCGAGCGCGTCGAGGGCGGTTACCGCGTCAACGGCACCAAGATTTGGACGAGCAACGCCCACATCTCCGACTACGCGATCGCGCTCTTCCGCACCAAGGTCGTGCCGGACAAGAAGCACGAGGGGCTGTCGCAGTTCCTCGTGGATCTCAAGTCCGAGGGCATAGGCATCCGGCCGATCATCGACCTGGCCGGCGGGCATCATTTCAACGAGGTGCACTTCCAGAACGCCTTCGTGCCGGATGACATGCTGGTCGGCAAGGACGGCGACGGATGGACGCAGGTGACGACGGAGCTCGCCTTCGAGCGGAGCGGCCCCGAGCGGTACCTCTCCTCCATCCGGCTCATCATCGAGCTGATCCGCGAGGTGGGCGCCGAGCCCGGCGAGCGCGCGGCGGTCGTGATCGGCCGCCTGACCGCTCACCTGGCGACGCTGCGCCAGATGTCGCTGTCGATCGCGATGATGCTCCAGGCCGGCCAGAATCCGAACCTCGAGGCCGCGGTGGTCAAGGACGTCGGCACGAGCTTCGAGCAGGAAATCCCCGAGGTGGTCCACGCGCTCCTCGGGGTCGAGCCGCGCCTGGGCTCGGGCAAGGAGTTTGAGCGCGTCTTCGGCTACCTCGTCGAACACGCGCCGTCCTTCTCGCTCCGCGGCGGCACGCGAGAGATCCTGCGCGGCATCATCGCCCGCGGCCTGGGACTCCGGTGA
- a CDS encoding acyl-CoA dehydrogenase family protein, producing the protein MNDTRTLLADTCARLFTDQVPPALIESAEKGTWPAALWQMLEENGLTLPQISESRGGAGGAWGDAHVVLAACGRFAVPLPVAETMIGAWLLSESGLNVPLGPLTVAPVRPAEKLALARDGGSWRLSGTATRVPWGASAGHVVVLAEGDGKPMVALAQGGIAKAEPDVNLAQEPRDTLEWTGAPVLAAADAGAGLPTGALMLAGAMARSTQMAGGLEFLLSQSVKYVTERVQFGRPLASFQAIQHQLALLAGHTAAAGMAAQRAFAAMDEGDAGFEIAVAKIRTGEASGLGAGIAHQCHGAIGFTYEHTLHFVTRRLWSWRAEFGAEAYWAASLGREVAARGADALWPYLTSR; encoded by the coding sequence ATGAACGACACACGGACGCTACTCGCTGACACTTGCGCCCGGCTTTTTACTGACCAAGTTCCCCCCGCGCTCATCGAATCCGCCGAGAAGGGCACGTGGCCCGCCGCGCTCTGGCAGATGCTCGAGGAGAACGGGCTCACCCTTCCGCAGATCTCCGAGTCGCGCGGCGGCGCGGGCGGCGCGTGGGGCGACGCGCATGTCGTGCTCGCCGCCTGCGGCCGCTTCGCCGTGCCGCTGCCCGTAGCCGAGACGATGATCGGCGCGTGGCTTCTGTCCGAGAGCGGCCTCAACGTGCCGCTTGGGCCGCTCACCGTCGCGCCGGTGAGGCCGGCGGAGAAGCTCGCGCTCGCTCGCGACGGGGGAAGCTGGCGGTTGAGCGGGACCGCGACGCGGGTGCCGTGGGGCGCCTCGGCCGGCCATGTGGTGGTGCTCGCCGAAGGCGATGGGAAGCCGATGGTCGCTCTCGCACAGGGGGGCATTGCCAAGGCCGAGCCCGACGTCAACCTCGCCCAAGAGCCCCGCGACACGCTTGAATGGACCGGCGCGCCCGTCCTCGCCGCGGCCGACGCGGGCGCGGGACTCCCGACCGGCGCGCTCATGCTGGCCGGTGCCATGGCGCGTTCGACGCAGATGGCAGGCGGCCTCGAATTCCTGCTCTCGCAGTCGGTCAAGTACGTGACAGAGCGGGTCCAGTTCGGCCGCCCGCTGGCATCCTTCCAGGCGATCCAGCATCAGCTGGCGCTCCTGGCCGGCCACACCGCCGCCGCCGGCATGGCGGCGCAGCGCGCCTTCGCGGCGATGGATGAGGGCGACGCGGGGTTCGAGATCGCCGTCGCCAAGATCCGCACGGGCGAAGCATCCGGGCTCGGCGCCGGCATCGCGCACCAGTGCCACGGCGCCATCGGCTTCACGTACGAGCACACGCTTCACTTCGTGACTCGCCGGTTATGGTCTTGGCGCGCAGAATTTGGCGCCGAGGCCTACTGGGCCGCGTCTCTCGGCCGGGAGGTCGCCGCGCGCGGCGCGGACGCCCTCTGGCCGTATCTCACGTCGCGATAA
- a CDS encoding CoA transferase, with amino-acid sequence MLPLHGITVVEIAQNLAGPIAAEILAHMGADVIKIERPEGDDARRWGPPFWKGVSPGFLAVNANKRSVTLDLKKLSDVEWLVDFIGRADVLVQNLRPGSLEAQGLGAAALTAQHPRLVYCSVWAFGATGPLRLKPGYEPMVQAFSGLMMMNGDEGGPPTRIGTSILDYGTGMWTAIGALAGLLQRQQTGRGCIVDASLFETGLAWLKGHFASFRASGEIPERHRTGSHRVVPFQGFETKTGSLIIAAGNDRLFAKLAQALGHPEWATDPRFATNAARVASKSLLLPEIERILMTRSKGEWIDLLEAAGVPCGPIHTLPEALAQPQTAAIGMIQPMPGDDYELVALPLSFDGARPGIRRAPPKPGEHTREIRGG; translated from the coding sequence ATGCTTCCTCTTCACGGCATCACCGTCGTCGAGATCGCGCAGAACCTGGCCGGGCCCATCGCAGCCGAGATCCTCGCGCACATGGGCGCCGACGTCATCAAGATCGAGCGGCCGGAGGGCGACGACGCACGGCGCTGGGGCCCGCCCTTCTGGAAGGGCGTGTCGCCGGGCTTTCTCGCCGTCAACGCGAACAAGCGCAGCGTCACGCTGGATCTCAAGAAGCTTTCCGATGTCGAGTGGCTCGTGGACTTCATCGGCCGGGCCGACGTCCTCGTCCAGAACCTTCGCCCCGGCTCGCTCGAGGCGCAGGGGCTGGGCGCCGCCGCGCTCACGGCCCAACACCCGCGGCTCGTGTACTGCTCGGTCTGGGCCTTCGGCGCCACGGGGCCTCTCAGGCTCAAGCCCGGCTACGAGCCCATGGTCCAGGCGTTCTCGGGGCTCATGATGATGAACGGCGACGAGGGCGGACCGCCGACACGCATCGGCACCTCCATCCTGGACTACGGCACCGGCATGTGGACCGCGATCGGCGCGCTGGCCGGGCTCCTCCAGCGCCAGCAGACGGGGCGCGGCTGTATCGTGGACGCCTCGCTCTTCGAGACCGGGCTCGCCTGGCTCAAGGGCCACTTCGCGTCCTTCCGCGCTTCGGGTGAGATACCGGAGCGTCACCGGACAGGCAGCCACCGCGTCGTGCCGTTCCAGGGTTTCGAAACGAAGACGGGGTCCCTCATCATCGCCGCGGGCAACGACCGGCTCTTCGCGAAGCTGGCGCAGGCGCTAGGCCATCCCGAGTGGGCGACGGACCCGCGCTTCGCGACCAACGCGGCGCGCGTCGCGAGCAAGTCCCTTCTCCTGCCGGAGATCGAGCGCATCCTCATGACGCGCTCCAAGGGCGAGTGGATCGACCTCCTCGAGGCGGCCGGTGTGCCCTGCGGTCCTATTCATACCTTGCCGGAAGCCCTAGCCCAGCCGCAAACCGCCGCCATCGGGATGATCCAACCCATGCCCGGCGACGACTACGAGCTGGTGGCCCTGCCGCTGTCCTTCGACGGCGCGCGACCCGGCATCCGTCGGGCCCCGCCCAAGCCGGGCGAGCACACGCGCGAGATTCGCGGCGGCTGA
- a CDS encoding ABC transporter substrate-binding protein codes for MARSVPVRKALVAVVAVLLVAVGAALAADAPRKGGVLRVGNLGEPPALDAHWTTASITETLTNHIYEGLYSLDSTNKPIPMLAEGVTVSKDGLVYTFKLRQGVKFHNGKEMTSEDVVASLARWGKQSVYGKALFAQVADWKALDKYAVEMRLKEKSAIVLISLAVPNNFGAIYPREIVDKFPPEQKVTEYIGTGPFKLAEWKPDQYIRMVRFDDYKSRNEKPNGYGGGKTAYVDEIRWVPVPEVATRVAQVETGELDFADDLNLDAYDRLKNNANARPIVSKPYYWLVAVMNKKEGLMTNQKLRQAWQAAIDIEPIMKNVAGGKAVFYRMDSSLAPVEITAWHTKLTGLPWNEHNKDKAKRLLQESGYKGEPIRFMTTQEYKWMYDFALLTKQQLEDIGFVIDLQVVDWATLVKRRNNSKEYDVFTTGIGAFYDPTHAVFLTSSWPGWTSDEDILKLQGEMARETDPKKRMALWEQQTRQFYEKVPVIRYGDLFGLRAVRNTVKDFNEKSERIRFYNVWLEK; via the coding sequence ATGGCGCGTTCTGTGCCCGTCCGAAAAGCATTGGTTGCGGTGGTGGCTGTCCTGCTGGTCGCCGTTGGCGCCGCCCTCGCGGCCGACGCGCCGCGGAAAGGCGGCGTGCTTCGCGTCGGCAACCTGGGCGAGCCGCCGGCGCTCGACGCGCACTGGACCACCGCCAGTATCACCGAGACGCTGACCAACCACATCTACGAAGGGCTCTACAGCCTCGACAGCACCAATAAGCCGATCCCGATGCTCGCCGAGGGCGTGACGGTCAGCAAGGACGGCCTCGTCTACACCTTCAAGCTCCGCCAGGGCGTCAAGTTCCACAACGGCAAGGAGATGACGTCCGAGGACGTCGTCGCCTCCCTCGCCCGCTGGGGCAAGCAGTCCGTCTACGGCAAGGCTCTCTTCGCCCAGGTGGCGGACTGGAAGGCCCTGGACAAGTACGCGGTCGAGATGCGGCTCAAGGAGAAGTCGGCCATCGTGCTGATCTCGCTCGCCGTGCCGAACAACTTCGGCGCCATCTATCCGAGGGAGATCGTCGACAAGTTCCCGCCGGAGCAGAAGGTGACCGAGTACATCGGCACGGGGCCGTTCAAGCTGGCCGAGTGGAAGCCCGACCAGTACATCCGCATGGTGCGCTTCGACGACTACAAGTCCCGCAATGAGAAGCCGAACGGCTACGGCGGGGGCAAGACCGCCTACGTGGACGAGATCCGCTGGGTGCCGGTGCCCGAGGTCGCGACGCGCGTGGCCCAGGTGGAGACCGGCGAGCTCGACTTCGCCGACGACCTGAACCTCGACGCCTACGACCGGCTGAAGAATAACGCCAATGCTCGCCCCATCGTCTCCAAGCCCTACTACTGGCTCGTCGCGGTCATGAACAAGAAGGAAGGCCTGATGACGAACCAGAAGCTGCGCCAGGCCTGGCAGGCCGCCATCGACATCGAGCCCATCATGAAGAACGTGGCCGGGGGCAAGGCGGTGTTCTATCGGATGGACTCGAGTCTGGCGCCCGTTGAGATCACGGCGTGGCACACCAAGCTCACGGGACTGCCGTGGAACGAGCACAACAAGGACAAGGCGAAGCGCCTGCTCCAGGAGTCCGGCTACAAGGGCGAGCCCATCCGCTTCATGACGACGCAGGAGTACAAGTGGATGTACGACTTCGCCCTCCTGACGAAGCAACAGCTGGAGGACATCGGCTTCGTGATCGACCTGCAGGTGGTGGACTGGGCGACGCTGGTCAAGCGGCGGAACAACTCGAAGGAGTACGACGTCTTCACCACGGGCATAGGCGCCTTCTACGACCCGACGCATGCGGTCTTTCTCACGTCGAGCTGGCCCGGTTGGACCTCCGACGAGGACATCCTCAAGCTGCAGGGGGAGATGGCGCGGGAGACGGATCCCAAGAAACGTATGGCGCTCTGGGAGCAGCAGACCCGGCAGTTTTACGAGAAGGTGCCGGTCATCCGCTACGGCGACCTCTTCGGGTTGCGCGCGGTGCGGAATACGGTCAAGGACTTCAACGAGAAATCCGAGCGGATCCGCTTCTACAACGTTTGGCTGGAGAAGTAA
- a CDS encoding ABC transporter permease — MGPYLLRRLAAIVPVLAVVVTVVFLLIHLIPGDPVSVMLGPDATLSQIEATRKGLGLDRPIYEQLLGFYARVLRGDLGQSYFLDRPVSRALWERAEPTLVLMLSALLVAVVIGVPSGTIAAAYRGSAWDRGLMLVSLLGVCIPGFWLSLNFIYFFAVRLGWLPAAGYVSVFTDPVGALRYMVLPAFSLGFNQSALIARISRSCMLEVLQQDYIRTARAKGLSHGVVTWVHAFRNALVPVVTVIGITTAVLIGGAVVTEIVFNIPGLGRLIISAILRRDYPVVQGVVLVTATVYVLINLGVDLLYAIIDPRIRYD, encoded by the coding sequence GTGGGGCCCTATCTCCTGCGACGGCTGGCCGCGATCGTTCCGGTGCTCGCGGTCGTCGTCACCGTCGTCTTCCTGCTGATCCACCTGATCCCGGGTGACCCGGTCAGCGTGATGCTCGGCCCCGACGCCACGCTCAGCCAGATCGAGGCGACACGGAAGGGACTCGGGCTTGACCGTCCCATCTACGAGCAGCTCCTCGGATTTTACGCGCGGGTCCTGCGCGGCGATCTCGGCCAGTCGTACTTCCTCGACCGTCCCGTGAGCCGGGCGCTCTGGGAGCGGGCGGAGCCGACGCTGGTCCTGATGCTCTCCGCGCTGCTGGTCGCCGTCGTCATCGGCGTGCCGTCGGGAACCATCGCGGCGGCCTACCGGGGCTCGGCCTGGGACCGCGGGCTCATGCTGGTCTCGCTGCTCGGAGTCTGCATCCCCGGCTTCTGGTTGAGCCTCAACTTCATCTACTTCTTCGCCGTGCGCCTGGGCTGGCTGCCCGCCGCGGGCTACGTCTCCGTGTTCACGGACCCCGTGGGCGCGCTCCGGTACATGGTCCTGCCCGCCTTCTCGCTCGGCTTCAACCAGTCGGCGCTGATCGCGCGCATCAGCCGCTCCTGCATGCTCGAGGTGCTCCAGCAGGACTACATCAGGACCGCGCGGGCCAAGGGGCTCTCGCATGGTGTAGTGACCTGGGTCCACGCTTTCCGCAACGCGCTCGTGCCCGTCGTCACGGTCATCGGCATCACGACCGCCGTGCTGATCGGCGGCGCCGTCGTCACGGAGATCGTCTTCAACATCCCGGGGCTGGGCCGCCTCATCATCTCGGCCATCCTCCGGCGCGACTACCCGGTGGTGCAGGGGGTCGTCCTCGTCACCGCCACGGTCTACGTGCTCATCAACCTCGGCGTCGATCTCCTCTACGCGATCATCGACCCGCGGATCCGCTATGACTGA
- a CDS encoding ABC transporter permease: MTEAAVDVLGSGVTAGAPSTRPRWVRRLLANRSVVGGALILLAFVLAALLAGVLSTHNPTRLEPAARLQPPSARHFLGTDEFGRDVWSLVLYGSRISLLVGVTTMVLTSVGGIAVGLVAGFSRRLDTVVMRVMDGLMAFPAILLAIALMAVRGPGVWNVIFALSVVYMPRTAMLIRSTVLSIRELDYVQAARALGREDAGIAVRHILPNCVGPLLVQGSFIFAYAILAEAILGFLGVGVPPYVPSWGNVIASGKNVIREAFWVSLFPGVALTLAGLSLNLLGDGLRDLLDPRLRVQ, from the coding sequence ATGACTGAGGCGGCCGTCGACGTCCTCGGCTCTGGGGTAACGGCGGGCGCGCCGTCCACGCGGCCGCGCTGGGTCCGCCGCCTTCTGGCCAACCGCAGCGTGGTGGGCGGGGCCCTCATCCTCCTGGCCTTCGTGCTGGCGGCGCTGCTGGCGGGGGTGCTCTCGACGCACAATCCCACGCGGCTCGAGCCGGCGGCGCGGCTCCAGCCGCCGAGCGCCCGGCACTTCCTCGGCACCGACGAGTTCGGGCGCGACGTCTGGAGCCTGGTCCTGTACGGCAGCCGCATCTCGCTCCTGGTCGGCGTGACGACCATGGTGCTGACCTCGGTCGGCGGCATCGCGGTCGGCCTGGTCGCCGGCTTCTCGCGGCGCCTCGACACGGTCGTGATGCGCGTGATGGACGGGCTCATGGCCTTCCCTGCCATCTTGTTGGCCATCGCGCTCATGGCGGTGCGCGGGCCCGGCGTGTGGAACGTGATCTTCGCGCTCTCGGTCGTCTACATGCCGCGCACGGCCATGCTCATCCGGAGCACGGTGCTGTCGATCCGCGAGCTCGACTACGTCCAGGCCGCGCGCGCGCTCGGCCGGGAGGACGCGGGCATCGCGGTGCGCCACATTCTGCCCAACTGCGTCGGCCCGCTCCTCGTCCAGGGCAGCTTCATCTTCGCCTACGCGATCCTCGCCGAGGCGATCCTGGGCTTCCTCGGCGTGGGCGTGCCGCCCTACGTGCCGTCCTGGGGCAACGTGATCGCGAGCGGCAAGAACGTGATCCGCGAGGCCTTCTGGGTCAGCCTCTTCCCGGGCGTGGCGCTCACGCTGGCCGGCCTCAGCCTCAACCTCCTCGGCGACGGCCTTCGCGATCTCCTCGACCCCCGCCTGCGGGTCCAGTGA
- a CDS encoding UDP-N-acetylmuramate dehydrogenase, protein MSPSGPSHDEAPLAPLENVPLAPHCTMGVGGPARFFVETADEAAVLAALRWAQERGVDLHVLGGGSNLVVADTGVDGLVVRVALRGVSLHEVGGGVEVTAAAGEPWEALVAHAVERGWAGLECLSGIPGLVGATPIQNVGAYGQEVSQTVTALRALDRRTGDFVNLAPEDCGFGYRTSRFKSGEPDRFIVLSVTYRLIPDGAPAVRYADVESDLARRGIAKPSLADVRSSVLAIRRSKSMVLDPDDPNRRSCGSFFLNPVVDGATFGRVESAAGDPAMPRWREADGRVKLSAAWLIEHAGLRRGDGPGPVALSTRHSLAIVCREGARASDVAGFAREIRARVEERFGIRLVPEPVFWGALSL, encoded by the coding sequence GTGAGCCCGTCCGGCCCCTCGCACGACGAAGCGCCGCTGGCGCCTCTCGAGAATGTCCCGCTCGCGCCCCACTGCACCATGGGCGTGGGCGGGCCCGCGCGCTTCTTCGTCGAGACCGCGGACGAGGCGGCGGTGCTGGCGGCCCTCCGCTGGGCGCAGGAGCGCGGAGTGGATCTCCACGTGCTCGGCGGCGGCTCCAACCTCGTTGTGGCCGATACGGGAGTGGACGGACTCGTCGTGAGGGTCGCGCTGCGCGGGGTGTCGTTGCACGAGGTGGGGGGAGGAGTGGAGGTGACGGCGGCGGCGGGCGAGCCGTGGGAGGCCCTCGTCGCCCACGCCGTGGAGCGCGGCTGGGCGGGGCTCGAGTGCTTGAGCGGCATCCCGGGGCTCGTGGGCGCGACGCCCATCCAGAACGTGGGCGCCTATGGCCAGGAGGTGTCTCAGACGGTGACCGCTCTTCGCGCCCTCGATCGCCGCACGGGCGACTTTGTGAACCTCGCGCCCGAAGATTGCGGCTTCGGCTACCGCACGAGCCGATTCAAGAGCGGCGAGCCCGACCGCTTCATCGTGCTGAGCGTGACCTACAGGCTGATCCCCGACGGCGCGCCGGCCGTGCGCTATGCCGACGTCGAGAGCGACCTCGCGCGGCGAGGCATCGCCAAGCCCTCGCTCGCCGACGTGAGGTCGAGCGTGCTCGCCATCCGCCGCTCCAAGTCCATGGTGCTCGACCCGGACGATCCCAACCGCCGGAGCTGCGGCTCGTTCTTCCTGAACCCGGTGGTGGACGGCGCGACGTTCGGGCGCGTGGAGAGCGCGGCGGGCGATCCCGCGATGCCGCGGTGGCGCGAGGCGGACGGGCGCGTCAAGCTCTCGGCGGCCTGGCTTATCGAACACGCGGGACTCCGCCGTGGAGACGGGCCGGGGCCTGTCGCCCTGTCCACACGCCACAGCCTCGCCATCGTCTGCCGCGAGGGCGCGCGGGCCTCCGACGTGGCCGGCTTCGCCCGCGAGATCCGCGCGCGGGTCGAAGAGCGCTTCGGCATCCGCCTCGTCCCCGAGCCCGTCTTCTGGGGCGCGCTCTCGCTGTAG